From the Piliocolobus tephrosceles isolate RC106 chromosome 14, ASM277652v3, whole genome shotgun sequence genome, the window TGTCGGGGTAAGGAGCCCCTCAGAGACCAGGCGGCCGTTGCTTTTGATGGCTTCTTCCTCCGGGGAGGCCTCGCCTGAGTTCCCTTGTGGGAGCAGGTGGAGCTGCTGCTTAGATTTCCAGAgtacgcagtggctcacacctgtaatcccagcgctttgggaggccaacacaggcagatcacctgaggtcaggagttccagaccagcctggccaacacggcaaaaccccgtctttactaaaaatacaaaaattagccaggcatagtggcgagtgcctgtagtcccagctactcaggaggctgaggcaggagaatcactggaacccgggaggcagaggttgcagtgagctgagatccggccactgcactccagcctgggtgacagagcaagactccgtctcaaaaaaaaaaagattttcagagCAGCCCATGGCCGTCTTCCTCCAAGCCCTCCACGTTGTCCTCTCCACAGCTCACTCTCTTGGGGAAGTAGCCCTGGCGTCTCCTCCAAATCCCTTACTGCAGGAGTGCGGAGAGCCTTTGTTTATTGGTCCTGGCTCCACTCTGAGGCGAGGGCAGCCGGGTGGGTCGGCCACAGGGGACAGGAGGGGGAAGGAGTTGGGGTGAGACTGTGGCTGTCTCCGAAGGCAGCCCCTGGAAGAGATCATCACCTACTACCCAGCCATGAAAGCTGTGAACGACCAGGGCAAGGAGGTGACCGAGTTCGGCAATAAGTACTGGCTCATGCTAAACGAGAAGGAGGCCCAGCAAGTGTATGGCGGGAAGGAGGCCAGGACGtgagtggggctggggctggggctggcggGGGAAGGTGGTGACCTCAGCGGTCTTCTGTGGAGTAGGACCAAGCTGAGCAAGATGGCGTGAGCAGGGAGCAGCGTGGGAGACCAGCGGGGCTGGGGCCGGGCCATGCCGGATTTCAGTAGAGACCTTTCTGTGGCCGCACgtgctggctcactcctgtaatcccagcatgttgggaggccgaggcaggcagatcacctgaggtcaggagtccaagatcagcctggccaacatggcaaatccccatctctactaaaaatacgaaaattagctaggtgtggaggtgcacacctgtaatcccagctactagggaggctgaggcaggagaatcacttgaacccaggaggcggaggatgcagtgagctgagatcgtgccattgcactccagtctgggtgacagagcgagactttgtctcaaaaaaaaaaaaaaagaccttcctGCTCAGGCTTCAGCTTCCCACCCGTGCAGTGGGTATGTTCTAGAGAACGCAGCCTGCTCCCAACACAGCACAGGCCCTGGCTCAGGAATCCCTTCCGTGCCCGCAGGGAGGAGATGAAGTGGCGGCAGTGGGCAGACGACTGGCTGGTGCACCTGATCTCCCCCAACGTGTACCGCACACCCACCGAGGCTCTGGCGTCCTTTGACTACATTGTCCGCGAGGGCAAGTTTGGAGCCGTGGAGGGTGCCGTGGCCAAGTACATGGGTGCAGCGGCCATGTACCTCATCAGCAAGCGACTCAAGAGCAGGCAAGTGTGTGTGCACATCCGGGGCCTGCTGTCCCTGAGCCTCCGGTGCCACAAGCAGTGGTGATCCCATCACACCCCTCAGGAGAccagcgggaggctgaggcctgggcAGGTAGGAGAGCATTATGGATTATGGGTCCCTTGGCCAAGCTGGGACTTGGACCCAGAGCTCCTGCTCACCTCCCCGGGGGCAGCAGGGCCGGCCTTGAAGCCGGAAGCCTGGGGCCTGACTGGCACTTTCTCTGTGGCTTTCTCCCTGGCCTGGTCTCTTGCCCTTGTCACAGCCTCCCTGTCTGGGACAGATGCTCCCTGAGGCGTCTGCAGATGTGATGCTGTCACCTGGGGTGTTGCCCTGGCTTCCATGCCTCCCCTGCTCTCCCCAGAGGAGACCCCTCTTCCCTgctgggctgggagtgggggctcTCCTGAGGGGCTTTTCCCTTCCCTGCCCAGGCACCGCCTCCAGGACAACGTGCGCGAGGACCTCTACGAGGCTGCCGACAAG encodes:
- the PTGES2 gene encoding prostaglandin E synthase 2 isoform X2; translation: MTPLSSSAPSRPTWCRAMKAVNDQGKEVTEFGNKYWLMLNEKEAQQVYGGKEARTEEMKWRQWADDWLVHLISPNVYRTPTEALASFDYIVREGKFGAVEGAVAKYMGAAAMYLISKRLKSRHRLQDNVREDLYEAADKWVAAVGKDRPFMGGQKPNLADLAVYGVLRVMEGLDAFDDLMQHTHIQPWYLRVERAITEASPAH